Below is a window of Camelina sativa cultivar DH55 chromosome 11, Cs, whole genome shotgun sequence DNA.
ATTTTGGAAACTGGAAACtaatacattcactatttaaaattgaaaaaataggATGTTATGTaatagagagtttgtgagatatGGAGAAATGGTGGGGCATAGGTTTGgtgagaaaattacaaaaatgagtATGTGTGTGggtaataaataaaactttttttcatccaatcataattattcaaataattgttaatataatctatttttagaaaacttcttagaCACAAAAAATAcattgaattttatttaataatttttaaatatattatataaatttttttatccgTACACCTTAGTATGTGTACAGATGTCTATACACATTATTATGTGTACAGAtgtttgtacacattattaactttacagatgtaatttgtataaaaacatTGCAGTACAAGCAGACATTTGAAAccctaagaattaaacaaatttcatcTGTACACATAATAGTGTGTACAAACATCTGTACATTTAATTAGGTGTACggatctaaaatttgtaatttgtttaattcttaggTTTTCAGATGTCTGTATCccaatggttttgtaaaaattacatctgtacacattattaatgTATAGATatctgtacacttaaaaatgtgtacgaatacaaaatatttatataatttatttaaaaattattaatttaaattcatactaaattgtaaagaaaaaacatagattttttgtatttaaaaagttttctaaaaaataattatattaacaattatttgaaaaaaaaaaaaaaaaatgggaaacaatggcatatgatgtaattaagtagaatcCTTAATGGCAAAAATAGACGTGGAAATAGCTAAACAGTAGTGAATGTATTTTTTcccaattataaatagtaaatgtatGTATTTcctaattatgtttgaaaaatatatcattttcccaaatatgttttttttttttactttgctaataaaaacaaaacaagtagcacgttttaactttttaaaccGGATACAGGCAGAACCGGTGTCCAATTGCCGAGAAAGaaggaataataataaaaaagagattaatGTTCCTTTGTTGCCACTAACCCACAGGCTTACGTCCCATCATCATTCCccgtttctcttttttttttttgttcttcctcttccttcgcCGACGATAATCTCTTTCGTCCGGCGAAAGCtgtatattagtattattttgtcTCTTCAAGTCCCCCATAGAACAAATTAGCCATGTATGTTTCTTgaatctagttttttttgtctccataGTGATCGAGCTACatctgtgagagagagagagagagagattattattattcccTTCTCCAACAGAATCTGAAAATCTCCCAACTCTTTGTCTCAGATGAAAATGTGATATTTCTTCTAAAATCAATTGACCGATCGTTGACTTTTTCTGAGGTcgggttttagttttttttttttttttttttgttcatgctGGATCTCAATCTCGGCTTCGATTCGGATACTGTTAAAGGGGTTTCTTTGAATAATCAGATGGATGAATCGGTGACGTCGAACTCTTCTGTTGTTAATGCTGAGGCATCATCTAGCTGTATCGATGgtgaagatgagctttgttcCACTAGAACCGTCAAGTTTCAATTTGAAATACtcaaaggaggaggaggtgaagaagaagatgatggtgatgatgatgatgagagaagTGCCGTGATGATGACTAAGGAGTTTTTTCCTGTTCCTAAAGATGGTATTAGTTTTATGGATTCGAGCGCACAAAGTTCTAGAAACACCGTTGATATATCATTCCAGAGAGGGAATCAAGGCGGAGACTTTATTGGCAGCGGaagcggtggtggtggtggtggtgatgctGTACGGGTGATGCAGCCGCCGTCACAGCCGGTTAAGAAAAGCAGGAGAGGTCCTAGGTCTAAGAGTTCGCAGTATAGAGGTGTCACTTTCTACCGGAGGACCGGGAGATGGGAATCGcatatttggtaatttttttttacttagatgAGTCTTAACTGGGTTTATCTTTTAGCTCCCAAGTTCTGGGCTTTGTagattttgtattaaaattttaatcaattttactGGTTGCAGGGATTGCGGCAAACAAGTTTATTTAGGTATTGGATTGGATTCTATTGGTTTTACCACTGTGAGCTGTTTTTTTTGATGTTGTGTTCTTAGCTCTCTAATAAAagcttttaactttttgaattcAATAGGTGGATTTGATACTGCCCATGCTGCTGCTAGGTAATGCCTTTTGAAAGTTATGTTGTTTTATATGACCTAATTGATCACTCaactgtttttttggttatgataCTGTTGTTTCATAGTTCAACATTGGTTCTTGTAGGGCTTATGATCGAGCTGCTGTCAAGTTCAGGGGTCTGGAGGCTGATATCAATTTCGTTATCAGCGATTATGAAGAGGATCTCAAGCAGGTTTTTGATTACGGATATTGAATATAtaatgaagaagacaagaatGCTGGTGATTTGTTCTGATCTTGTTTTCGAACTTTACAGATGGCGAATCTTTCTAAAGAGGAAGTTGTGCAAGTACTTCGGCGACAGAGCTCTGGTTTCTCAAGGAATAATTCAAGATATCAAGGAGTTGCTTTGCAAAAGATTGGCGGCTGGGGAGGAGCTCAAATGGAGCAGTTTCATGGAAACATGTAATAAACTTTTCCCTGTATCTAATTTTGGGCTTTTACACATGCAGTGTTCTTTGTGTTATTGTCTAAATGTAGTTGTCAGTCATTGCTAGAAAAAGAGTGAGATTACTCAGATGaagattttggttatttttcgTTGATGTGAAAATGTTTCTGTTAGAACCATTAGGAGGAGAACCCCATTTGTAATTATGGGTTATATCTAGAGATTCTGATGGCTATGAGACTTTTATATCTGTCTTGGGATGTTTGTCATCTGAGTATAAGCTGCAGCTGTTGGTGATTGTAAATTAC
It encodes the following:
- the LOC104726607 gene encoding AP2-like ethylene-responsive transcription factor TOE2 isoform X3 codes for the protein MLDLNLGFDSDTVKGVSLNNQMDESVTSNSSVVNAEASSSCIDGEDELCSTRTVKFQFEILKGGGGEEEDDGDDDDERSAVMMTKEFFPVPKDGISFMDSSAQSSRNTVDISFQRGNQGGDFIGSGSGGGGGGDAVRVMQPPSQPVKKSRRGPRSKSSQYRGVTFYRRTGRWESHIWDCGKQVYLGGFDTAHAAARAYDRAAVKFRGLEADINFVISDYEEDLKQMANLSKEEVVQVLRRQSSGFSRNNSRYQGVALQKIGGWGGAQMEQFHGNMGCDKAAMQWNGRQAGSLIEPHASRMIPEAANVKLDLNLGISLSLGDSPKQKDRAQRLHHVPNSIVCGRNTKMENHMATASCDTPFNFLKRGSDHLSNRHSLPSAFFSTMERTPEKGPMLRSHQSFPARTWQGHDQSSGGTAVAATAPPLFSNAASSGFSLSDTRPPSSPATPHPSQPFFNLNQPGLYVVHPSDYTSQNHHHNLMNRSQPPP
- the LOC104726607 gene encoding AP2-like ethylene-responsive transcription factor TOE2 isoform X1, which codes for MLDLNLGFDSDTVKGVSLNNQMDESVTSNSSVVNAEASSSCIDGEDELCSTRTVKFQFEILKGGGGEEEDDGDDDDERSAVMMTKEFFPVPKDGISFMDSSAQSSRNTVDISFQRGNQGGDFIGSGSGGGGGGDAVRVMQPPSQPVKKSRRGPRSKSSQYRGVTFYRRTGRWESHIWDCGKQVYLGGFDTAHAAARAYDRAAVKFRGLEADINFVISDYEEDLKQMANLSKEEVVQVLRRQSSGFSRNNSRYQGVALQKIGGWGGAQMEQFHGNMGCDKAAMQWNGRQAGSLIEPHASRMIPEAANVKLDLNLGISLSLGDSPKQKDRAQRLHHVPNSIVCGRNTKMENHMATASCDTPFNFLKRGSDHLSNRHSLPSAFFSTMERTPEKGPMLRSHQSFPARTWQGHDQSSGGTAVAATAPPLFSNAASSGFSLSDTRPPSSPATPHPSQPFFNLNQPGLYVVHPSDYTSQNHHHNLMNHSQPPP
- the LOC104726607 gene encoding AP2-like ethylene-responsive transcription factor TOE2 isoform X2; translation: MDESVTSNSSVVNAEASSSCIDGEDELCSTRTVKFQFEILKGGGGEEEDDGDDDDERSAVMMTKEFFPVPKDGISFMDSSAQSSRNTVDISFQRGNQGGDFIGSGSGGGGGGDAVRVMQPPSQPVKKSRRGPRSKSSQYRGVTFYRRTGRWESHIWDCGKQVYLGGFDTAHAAARAYDRAAVKFRGLEADINFVISDYEEDLKQMANLSKEEVVQVLRRQSSGFSRNNSRYQGVALQKIGGWGGAQMEQFHGNMGCDKAAMQWNGRQAGSLIEPHASRMIPEAANVKLDLNLGISLSLGDSPKQKDRAQRLHHVPNSIVCGRNTKMENHMATASCDTPFNFLKRGSDHLSNRHSLPSAFFSTMERTPEKGPMLRSHQSFPARTWQGHDQSSGGTAVAATAPPLFSNAASSGFSLSDTRPPSSPATPHPSQPFFNLNQPGLYVVHPSDYTSQNHHHNLMNHSQPPP